In a single window of the Zerene cesonia ecotype Mississippi unplaced genomic scaffold, Zerene_cesonia_1.1 Zces_u005, whole genome shotgun sequence genome:
- the LOC119838769 gene encoding 36.4 kDa proline-rich protein-like — MKFLVLAACFAVALAGPARLLPENAGPVVIEPEPIVVGPGMVKPEVIAPGPAIIEPEPISVGPAIVDYEPISVGPAFVDHEPISVGPAIIDPEIAAQQQSPLVQVIININSQSHVIEIPVDHETPEAGPAIIEPEIIPQPVDVVDVQPVDVVDVKPVDVVDVEPVDVVEVAPAEIGTPALPSPIGVDPAQTLPEQLN; from the coding sequence ATGAAATTCCTAGTGCTCGCAGCCTGCTTCGCCGTAGCCCTCGCTGGCCCCGCCCGCCTCCTTCCAGAGAACGCTGGCCCAGTGGTCATCGAACCCGAACCAATTGTTGTCGGTCCTGGCATGGTCAAGCCCGAAGTTATTGCCCCTGGCCCAGCTATCATTGAACCCGAGCCCATCTCAGTCGGACCCGCTATCGTGGACTACGAACCCATCTCCGTCGGACCCGCTTTCGTCGACCACGAACCCATCTCTGTTGGCCCAGCTATCATCGACCCCGAAATCGCCGCCCAACAACAGAGCCCCCTCGTCCAGgtcatcatcaacatcaacTCACAGAGCCACGTCATCGAAATCCCCGTCGATCACGAGACGCCCGAAGCTGGCCCCGCCATCATCGAGCCAGAAATCATCCCCCAGCCCGTGGATGTTGTTGATGTTCAACCCGTGGATGTCGTGGATGTCAAGCCCGTGGATGTCGTTGACGTCGAGCCCGTGGACGTAGTCGAAGTCGCCCCCGCAGAAATCGGAACCCCCGCCCTCCCCAGCCCCATCGGCGTCGACCCCGCCCAGACCCTCCCTGAACAACTCAACTAA